A stretch of the Aminipila terrae genome encodes the following:
- a CDS encoding phage tail sheath C-terminal domain-containing protein: MIKLPNIEVTFKQLAGSLIERSERGIAVLIVKDDTDKTIGVKEYSSILSVEKDKVKYSDENFQYIKDIFNFSLNKVVVVRVDKTGGKIADALAMIEKNVKTGWITIASGVAEEWTTLASWIKSKEQEEKTYKAVVYKAAVTDCKHLVNFSNDSVTFADTRGKVSGEKYCPSLIGILASCNVKRGTTYFKCANLTKVEEVADNQAAVGAGKFVLINDLDSVQIALGVNSMTTTDGKTATEDMKYIDVVEAMDLIQDDISSVFKHEYLGNYKNNYDNQILLISSVNSYFKQLANQDILDSSYENKVDVDVESQRLAWVGTGKSEAETWTEQQVKNNAYKRTVYLYGDIKILGAMENLQFNINLA, translated from the coding sequence ATGATTAAATTACCTAACATTGAAGTAACATTTAAGCAGCTTGCCGGTTCACTAATTGAACGTAGTGAAAGAGGAATAGCTGTACTAATCGTAAAAGACGATACAGATAAAACCATTGGAGTAAAGGAATATAGTTCCATTCTTTCAGTAGAAAAGGATAAAGTAAAATATTCAGACGAAAATTTCCAGTATATCAAGGATATTTTCAATTTTTCACTAAATAAAGTGGTTGTAGTAAGAGTAGACAAAACTGGTGGAAAAATTGCAGACGCTCTTGCCATGATTGAGAAGAATGTAAAAACAGGCTGGATTACTATTGCCAGCGGTGTGGCTGAAGAATGGACTACTCTTGCTAGCTGGATTAAGTCCAAGGAGCAGGAAGAAAAGACTTACAAAGCTGTTGTATATAAGGCTGCCGTTACAGATTGCAAGCATTTAGTAAATTTCAGCAATGATTCAGTAACCTTTGCTGATACAAGAGGAAAAGTATCAGGAGAAAAATATTGCCCTTCATTAATTGGTATTTTAGCAAGCTGCAATGTAAAAAGAGGAACTACATACTTTAAGTGTGCAAATCTGACAAAGGTTGAAGAAGTGGCAGATAATCAGGCAGCAGTGGGCGCAGGTAAATTTGTTTTAATAAATGATCTCGACAGTGTTCAGATTGCTCTGGGTGTTAATTCCATGACAACAACGGATGGGAAGACTGCAACAGAAGATATGAAATACATAGATGTTGTAGAGGCCATGGATTTAATTCAGGATGACATCTCAAGTGTATTTAAGCATGAGTACCTGGGAAACTACAAAAACAATTATGACAATCAGATCCTTCTGATCAGTTCCGTAAACAGTTATTTTAAACAGCTTGCAAATCAGGACATTCTGGACAGCAGCTATGAAAATAAAGTAGATGTGGATGTGGAATCACAGAGATTAGCCTGGGTAGGAACAGGCAAGTCAGAAGCAGAAACTTGGACAGAACAGCAGGTAAAAAACAACGCATATAAGAGAACAGTATATCTGTATGGAGATATAAAGATTCTTGGTGCCATGGAAAATCTGCAGTTTAATATTAATTTAGCATAG
- a CDS encoding phage tail terminator family protein: protein MYRRLLVIYGKRSVVRRWINILTILQINTAINEKMKKAMAGTEFESVPLIFEDNTESLIRPSIKVAVENLKVVKLNSNCREKTFTINVTFFAKDMYKCKTDNSKMQELLETILLEDMYVENIYIPVLNLDSDLKDGNLKISFELYIAELMPDTDSSETMESLKFKEEVND from the coding sequence ATGTACAGAAGATTGCTAGTAATCTATGGAAAGAGGAGTGTGGTAAGGAGGTGGATTAATATATTAACAATATTACAAATCAATACAGCTATAAATGAAAAAATGAAAAAGGCAATGGCCGGAACTGAATTTGAAAGTGTACCCTTGATATTTGAGGATAACACTGAGAGTTTAATAAGGCCTAGCATAAAAGTAGCTGTTGAGAACTTGAAAGTTGTAAAGCTGAACTCAAATTGCAGAGAAAAAACTTTTACTATTAATGTAACTTTCTTTGCTAAAGATATGTACAAATGTAAAACAGATAACAGCAAAATGCAGGAACTACTTGAAACTATCCTGCTGGAAGATATGTATGTAGAAAATATTTACATACCTGTTTTGAACCTGGATTCCGACTTAAAAGACGGAAACTTAAAAATCAGTTTTGAATTGTATATAGCGGAGTTAATGCCAGACACGGATTCCAGTGAGACTATGGAAAGTTTAAAATTTAAGGAGGAAGTAAATGATTAA
- a CDS encoding phage holin → MKINWKLRIKNKTTFAALMACIVTLVYQILGILGITIPVSQDEIIQAISVILNLLVTLGVLVDPTTEGTSDSPRALTYNRPN, encoded by the coding sequence ATGAAGATTAACTGGAAACTCAGAATAAAAAATAAAACGACATTTGCAGCATTGATGGCATGTATCGTTACTTTAGTATATCAGATTCTTGGAATACTGGGTATCACGATACCTGTTTCACAGGATGAGATTATACAGGCTATTAGTGTGATATTAAACCTTTTAGTAACACTGGGCGTATTGGTAGACCCAACTACGGAAGGAACAAGTGACAGCCCGAGGGCGCTTACATATAACAGGCCTAACTAG
- a CDS encoding N-acetylmuramoyl-L-alanine amidase encodes MKTVCPAVLVEHGFYTNREELVKLKEDAFREKCSDADAKGILQYLGISWNEEETKMEKKETHWAEKYLDNLEEKGTIDTP; translated from the coding sequence GTGAAAACAGTGTGCCCGGCAGTTCTGGTTGAACATGGATTTTATACTAACAGAGAAGAACTTGTAAAATTGAAGGAAGATGCATTCAGAGAAAAGTGCTCGGATGCAGATGCCAAAGGAATATTACAGTATTTAGGAATATCCTGGAATGAAGAGGAAACAAAGATGGAGAAAAAGGAGACACACTGGGCAGAAAAGTATTTGGACAATCTGGAAGAAAAAGGGACTATAGATACCCCTTGA
- a CDS encoding Gp37-like protein — MDIFVLNQLLERVGIVDVYTFFSWTTVYNDVGSFELHCGMENFDLLLTDRIIQNPQDNRHSGLVEFINTVIDDEGIESLVIKGRMTEVLLERRVALGSYAFESIQPAEMVQKLVNDNAVSCSEVGRKVPNLALGTRAEADEGVDSYAGANELLLEEIKKICQKAMIGFNLRMDEEEKKFIFDTYKGVNRTEEKNTKTFIETHKAVDILTNGQFDRDLKGWQQIDGGTNYLGMDILSCEKGKFKKTKLKDRYKNYLDEEKTKFEWVYFYRKAGYLYQEVSLNNQHVYFLDIFCDNPTDSVLGYGFSDAEGGHTLSVGKTNGMQRFNALYVPKMSDQYQFCLAQGELPEEENIAVYTEYAAIIDLTATFGPGKEPGINWCKENIYYDNGWNYKVQIIEFVENNVPPMVLSRDRDNLLEVQYTKSITNVCNYIYVKGDGKDITISIGNETGTMRKERFLDLSGQIPSKIDDVTLPETSYIAMLESAAKAALRKMVANEVVDCELYLLSNRQFGKDFYLGDIVNCADENIGFSVNLRISSATESWDVNGYKLSVKLGEDIPDIYETMKLVTKGAK, encoded by the coding sequence ATGGATATCTTTGTTTTAAATCAGCTGCTTGAGAGAGTGGGTATCGTTGACGTATACACTTTTTTCAGCTGGACAACGGTTTACAACGATGTGGGTTCCTTTGAACTACATTGCGGAATGGAAAATTTTGATTTACTTCTGACGGACCGTATCATTCAGAACCCACAGGACAATAGGCATAGCGGTCTTGTTGAATTCATCAATACCGTCATTGACGATGAAGGTATTGAATCTCTTGTAATTAAAGGAAGGATGACAGAAGTTCTCCTGGAAAGAAGAGTAGCTTTAGGCAGCTATGCTTTTGAATCTATACAGCCAGCTGAAATGGTTCAAAAGTTGGTAAACGATAATGCAGTGTCATGCAGTGAAGTTGGGAGAAAAGTTCCCAATTTAGCTTTGGGTACTCGTGCAGAGGCAGATGAAGGTGTAGACAGCTATGCAGGAGCTAATGAATTACTTTTGGAAGAAATTAAAAAAATTTGTCAGAAGGCAATGATTGGCTTTAATCTCAGAATGGATGAAGAGGAAAAGAAATTCATCTTTGATACCTATAAAGGCGTAAACAGGACAGAAGAAAAAAATACCAAAACCTTTATAGAAACACACAAAGCTGTTGATATTCTAACAAATGGACAATTTGACCGTGACTTAAAAGGTTGGCAACAGATAGACGGTGGTACTAATTATCTGGGTATGGATATTTTGTCTTGTGAAAAGGGAAAGTTCAAAAAAACCAAGCTGAAAGACCGATACAAAAACTATTTAGATGAGGAGAAAACCAAATTTGAGTGGGTGTATTTTTATCGAAAGGCAGGCTACCTCTATCAGGAGGTAAGTCTCAACAATCAGCATGTATATTTTCTGGATATTTTTTGTGACAATCCTACAGATTCTGTATTGGGATATGGATTCTCAGATGCAGAAGGGGGGCATACCCTTTCTGTTGGAAAAACTAATGGCATGCAGAGATTTAACGCTCTTTATGTTCCGAAGATGTCTGACCAATACCAATTCTGTCTGGCACAGGGAGAACTTCCGGAAGAAGAAAATATTGCAGTTTATACGGAATATGCTGCCATAATTGACCTTACGGCCACCTTTGGCCCAGGTAAAGAGCCGGGGATTAACTGGTGCAAAGAAAATATCTATTATGATAATGGCTGGAATTATAAGGTTCAGATTATTGAATTCGTGGAGAACAATGTTCCACCTATGGTTTTAAGCAGAGACCGGGATAATCTGCTTGAAGTGCAGTACACCAAAAGCATTACTAATGTATGCAACTATATTTATGTTAAAGGTGATGGAAAAGACATCACTATAAGCATTGGAAACGAGACGGGCACCATGAGAAAGGAACGGTTCTTAGATTTGTCAGGGCAAATCCCAAGCAAGATTGATGATGTTACACTGCCGGAAACCAGTTACATTGCTATGCTTGAATCTGCTGCAAAGGCAGCCCTGAGAAAAATGGTTGCAAATGAAGTGGTGGACTGTGAATTGTATTTATTGAGTAACAGGCAATTTGGCAAGGACTTTTATTTAGGAGATATTGTGAATTGCGCTGATGAAAATATTGGTTTTTCAGTAAACTTAAGAATCTCAAGTGCCACAGAAAGCTGGGATGTAAACGGGTACAAGCTGTCTGTGAAGCTGGGAGAAGATATTCCGGATATTTATGAAACAATGAAATTAGTAACAAAGGGGGCAAAATGA
- a CDS encoding phage tail family protein produces MITEIILHNIELDKTIKIGTDNRGYVLGQADFGQAPAIQKTTPYINLIGTKVMSTKLDTRSISIKGAVFGFGKSIPLKKRELNRIINPNHTLIIECGNYKISVRANASVSYSNERLRNGSNFCEFLIQCTAFEPVFKRRNEEVVYYSSARSVPIFPMIIPASKGICFGQISQDSIQNIVNDGDIETGFLVRFIADEGEVKNPKITNNITGKFIEVIINMEKGDIVEVSTISGNKYASFIRGNSRTDILNNVTRKSTMSLSLNTGANDILISAARNESNLNNVIKFTPLYLEVEE; encoded by the coding sequence ATGATTACAGAAATTATATTACACAATATTGAACTGGATAAAACCATTAAAATAGGAACAGATAACAGAGGATATGTACTTGGGCAGGCAGACTTTGGACAGGCTCCTGCCATACAAAAGACCACACCGTATATTAATTTAATTGGTACAAAAGTTATGTCAACTAAACTGGACACAAGAAGCATCAGCATAAAGGGCGCCGTATTTGGTTTTGGGAAAAGTATTCCTTTAAAAAAGAGAGAACTGAACAGGATAATCAATCCTAATCATACGCTGATTATAGAATGTGGAAACTATAAAATATCTGTCCGGGCAAATGCTTCAGTATCTTATTCCAATGAACGGTTGAGAAATGGAAGTAACTTCTGTGAGTTTCTGATTCAATGCACGGCATTTGAGCCTGTTTTTAAGAGAAGGAACGAAGAGGTTGTCTATTATTCAAGTGCCCGGTCCGTACCGATTTTTCCCATGATTATACCTGCATCAAAAGGTATTTGCTTTGGGCAGATATCACAGGATTCTATTCAGAACATAGTCAATGACGGAGACATAGAAACAGGATTTCTGGTGCGGTTTATTGCGGATGAGGGGGAAGTAAAAAATCCCAAAATCACAAATAACATAACCGGTAAATTCATAGAAGTAATTATAAATATGGAAAAAGGTGATATCGTTGAAGTTTCAACTATATCGGGGAACAAGTACGCTTCATTCATCCGTGGGAACAGCAGGACGGATATTTTAAATAATGTGACCAGAAAATCAACCATGAGTCTGTCGTTAAACACTGGAGCCAATGATATTTTAATTTCTGCAGCAAGAAATGAATCTAATTTGAATAATGTTATAAAATTTACACCTTTATATCTGGAGGTGGAGGAATAA
- a CDS encoding phage tail tape measure protein, whose protein sequence is MADNTKESNIGVGDITPINRMLEEANKNSKKLQEEMQKIERLLKADSENAQLMVQKQELLNMQIDITKDSMIKLQQAAEITRAKMDMGVEIANKYKAIEEEISQLKESLKDLEDSAESGKEKLNLLGNEEFNKNVRTASLSIAKDLAGSLGEMTIKASETAQKIVSLSESTGMAVEDIEKLKCASGSMGVPFDSVSSSLKTLSDNMNSTGSDNEQLQESFKKLGVNMKDSMTGDVKDSTETFYEIIDALGQVSDETERNALAMDIFGTSAEDLEPLISGGSEALQGLASQAEDAGLILSGDTVEAANEFKESMDSLKETGGQIFFDIGAAIAAELLPYLQDAQDILNNILEWVNENQEVIVACIVAIGAGLATLNVVAIVQGLISAFMKFKKAAEEVGIAQAALNLVMEANPIGIVIAAVAALAAGIVYLWKKNEGFRDAVTKIWGTIKKVIKGALDFIMDPIGTLIEKIKEAVDWFKKLAFWDSGDDKKGKKKKVSGMATGGSITNGTALVGENGPELLTLNLGVATVTPLGNDRTGSLADEIANKVGTRGGDTYNFYSPKPLTPLESAKQMKNAQRALMLGF, encoded by the coding sequence TTGGCTGACAATACAAAAGAATCAAATATAGGGGTTGGTGATATCACCCCCATTAATAGAATGTTAGAAGAAGCAAATAAAAACAGCAAAAAACTGCAGGAAGAAATGCAGAAAATAGAAAGATTATTAAAAGCCGATTCTGAAAATGCTCAGTTGATGGTACAGAAGCAGGAATTGCTCAATATGCAGATAGACATAACGAAAGACAGCATGATCAAATTACAGCAAGCAGCAGAAATCACAAGAGCAAAAATGGATATGGGCGTGGAAATCGCCAATAAATATAAGGCAATTGAAGAAGAAATATCTCAGCTAAAGGAATCTTTAAAAGATCTGGAGGATTCTGCAGAGTCAGGCAAAGAGAAACTGAATCTGCTTGGCAATGAAGAATTTAATAAAAACGTCCGCACTGCCAGTTTGAGTATAGCAAAAGATCTGGCAGGATCATTAGGCGAAATGACCATAAAAGCCAGTGAAACGGCACAGAAAATTGTTTCATTATCTGAGAGTACCGGTATGGCTGTTGAGGATATTGAAAAACTAAAATGTGCATCCGGGTCCATGGGGGTTCCATTCGACAGTGTCAGTAGTTCTTTAAAAACATTAAGTGATAACATGAACTCCACAGGTTCTGATAATGAACAGCTGCAGGAATCCTTTAAAAAGCTGGGAGTCAATATGAAAGACAGCATGACTGGGGATGTAAAAGATTCTACTGAGACGTTTTATGAAATCATTGATGCCTTGGGACAAGTTTCCGATGAAACAGAAAGAAATGCCTTGGCAATGGATATCTTCGGCACATCTGCAGAAGATTTGGAACCACTGATTTCTGGCGGATCGGAAGCGTTGCAGGGACTGGCTTCCCAGGCAGAAGACGCTGGACTGATTTTATCTGGTGACACGGTGGAGGCTGCCAATGAATTTAAGGAATCTATGGATTCTTTAAAAGAAACCGGAGGACAGATATTCTTTGATATAGGTGCGGCTATTGCGGCTGAACTGCTGCCTTACCTTCAGGATGCCCAGGATATCCTGAACAATATCTTAGAGTGGGTCAATGAAAACCAGGAAGTAATCGTTGCCTGTATTGTGGCAATTGGAGCAGGTCTGGCAACATTAAATGTGGTGGCCATTGTGCAGGGATTAATTAGTGCTTTTATGAAATTTAAAAAAGCAGCGGAAGAAGTGGGTATCGCTCAGGCAGCACTGAATTTAGTCATGGAGGCTAATCCTATAGGTATTGTTATAGCAGCAGTGGCAGCTCTTGCAGCAGGAATTGTATATTTATGGAAAAAGAATGAAGGCTTCAGAGATGCTGTAACAAAAATCTGGGGTACTATAAAAAAAGTAATAAAGGGAGCTCTTGATTTTATCATGGATCCAATAGGCACCTTAATAGAAAAAATAAAGGAAGCAGTAGACTGGTTTAAAAAACTGGCTTTCTGGGATTCAGGGGACGACAAGAAAGGTAAGAAGAAAAAAGTATCGGGTATGGCTACAGGTGGGTCCATAACCAATGGAACTGCTTTGGTAGGAGAGAATGGCCCGGAACTTCTGACTTTAAATTTGGGAGTTGCAACAGTAACTCCTCTAGGTAACGATCGAACAGGAAGTCTTGCGGATGAGATTGCAAATAAAGTAGGAACTCGAGGGGGAGATACTTATAATTTTTACAGCCCTAAACCGCTGACGCCTTTAGAAAGTGCAAAGCAGATGAAAAATGCTCAACGGGCATTAATGTTGGGATTTTAA
- a CDS encoding major tail protein, whose protein sequence is MSNKVQFGLSNVHFAELKEAEGVSKYEIPFAALGAVSMTATPTNTEVKFQADNNPNYYAAYANDGYTLELAMALIDDQFKTKFLGYKKDAKGLIAEDATAAGAPFALLFEINGDSEPIRCAYYRCTAGRPTLSPKSGTTPEAQTVPITVSKPFGSKFSFAYCRKSENPAAYEDWYKNVQLFTEESGK, encoded by the coding sequence ATGAGTAACAAAGTACAGTTTGGACTATCTAATGTCCATTTTGCAGAATTAAAGGAGGCAGAAGGAGTAAGTAAGTATGAAATACCTTTTGCAGCACTGGGTGCAGTTTCTATGACAGCTACTCCCACAAATACAGAAGTAAAATTTCAGGCAGATAATAACCCAAACTATTATGCTGCTTATGCCAATGATGGCTATACCTTGGAATTAGCCATGGCACTAATCGATGATCAGTTTAAGACTAAATTCTTAGGATACAAAAAAGATGCTAAAGGTTTAATTGCTGAAGATGCTACGGCAGCTGGTGCACCTTTTGCACTGCTGTTTGAAATCAATGGGGATAGTGAGCCAATACGCTGTGCATATTACAGATGCACTGCTGGAAGACCAACCTTAAGTCCAAAGTCAGGGACAACGCCAGAAGCACAGACAGTACCTATCACTGTTTCCAAGCCATTTGGCAGCAAATTCAGTTTTGCATACTGCAGAAAATCAGAAAATCCCGCAGCATACGAAGACTGGTATAAGAATGTACAGCTTTTTACTGAGGAGAGTGGCAAGTAA
- a CDS encoding DUF1492 domain-containing protein codes for MTKKELSQLYDLNREIEQQQNRLGELESVLQGKSVRVAGIPLSLDKEVSGCKSEILDLKELISLNMEKCWHEIKKINRFIDSVEDSKMRQILRLRYINGLTWQQIAFSIGEFDESYPRQKHNTFLKATENLENNC; via the coding sequence GTGACAAAAAAAGAATTAAGCCAGCTTTATGACTTAAACAGAGAGATTGAGCAGCAGCAGAACAGATTGGGAGAACTGGAATCTGTTTTGCAGGGAAAGTCTGTGAGAGTTGCTGGAATTCCATTGAGTTTAGATAAAGAAGTTTCAGGTTGCAAGTCTGAGATATTAGATTTAAAAGAGCTTATATCTCTTAATATGGAAAAGTGCTGGCATGAAATTAAGAAGATCAATAGGTTTATTGATTCTGTCGAGGACAGTAAAATGAGGCAGATATTAAGATTAAGATACATAAACGGTTTAACCTGGCAGCAAATTGCGTTTTCTATTGGAGAGTTCGATGAAAGCTATCCCAGACAAAAACACAATACATTTTTAAAGGCTACCGAAAATCTCGAAAACAATTGTTAA
- a CDS encoding helix-turn-helix domain-containing protein, with amino-acid sequence MNFLEKLNYLMDINNINKHILSKESGIPYSTIDNFYKKGYEKAKLPTMQKLAKYFDTTVDYLIMDEITDVNYGKTYGFQISFDEMNYLEKYRALSEHGKQVVDLVLNLEYDYCKADKTSGKPAV; translated from the coding sequence ATGAATTTTTTGGAAAAATTGAACTATCTTATGGATATCAATAACATCAATAAGCATATTCTTTCGAAAGAAAGCGGTATCCCATACTCCACAATCGATAATTTCTATAAAAAAGGCTATGAAAAAGCCAAATTACCTACTATGCAAAAACTTGCCAAATATTTTGATACTACTGTAGATTATTTGATTATGGATGAAATAACAGATGTGAACTACGGAAAGACTTACGGTTTCCAAATCTCATTTGACGAGATGAATTATTTAGAAAAATACCGTGCTCTCAGCGAACACGGCAAACAGGTTGTAGACCTTGTATTGAATTTAGAATATGACTATTGTAAGGCAGATAAAACCTCTGGTAAGCCTGCTGTCTGA